The following proteins come from a genomic window of Clostridia bacterium:
- the mtnA gene encoding S-methyl-5-thioribose-1-phosphate isomerase, which yields MAVLDTISYKDGRLHIIDCTKLPTELKITELKTLEECFDAIRTLKVRGAPAIGVAAAYSLALVSNALKANTAEEYLKELKAAGEYLKTSRPTAVNLFWAIDRVTNKALSYAGENVAALKAAVEAEAVSIQREDIEMCRMIGEYGLTLLSDGDGVLTHCNAGVLATSKYGTATAPMYLAHERGMKLKIYADETRPLLQGARMTAFELKEAGLDVTLICDNMAGMVMSQGKIQKVITGADRIAANGDTANKIGTYSVAVLARYHGIPFYIAAPSSTIDLNTRTGADIKIEQRAPEEITCGFGRRTAPEGVKTYNPAFDVTPHSLISGIITEKGVIMPPFGENLRKILKG from the coding sequence ATGGCTGTGCTTGATACGATATCATACAAAGACGGACGGCTTCATATAATCGACTGTACGAAGCTTCCGACAGAGCTTAAAATAACGGAGCTTAAAACGCTTGAGGAATGCTTTGACGCGATACGGACGCTTAAGGTGCGCGGCGCGCCGGCTATCGGCGTGGCGGCGGCGTATTCCCTCGCGCTCGTGTCTAACGCGTTGAAAGCGAATACGGCCGAAGAGTATTTAAAGGAGCTCAAAGCGGCGGGCGAATATCTTAAAACGTCGCGTCCGACGGCCGTAAATCTGTTCTGGGCCATAGACAGAGTAACGAATAAGGCGCTCTCTTATGCGGGAGAAAACGTGGCCGCCCTTAAAGCCGCAGTCGAAGCGGAAGCCGTTTCGATACAGCGCGAGGATATAGAGATGTGCCGCATGATAGGCGAATATGGACTTACGCTTCTTTCCGACGGCGACGGCGTGCTCACGCACTGCAACGCGGGCGTGCTTGCGACCTCGAAATACGGCACGGCGACTGCGCCGATGTATCTCGCGCACGAGCGCGGCATGAAGCTTAAGATCTACGCCGACGAGACGAGGCCGCTGCTTCAGGGCGCGCGCATGACCGCGTTCGAGCTTAAAGAGGCGGGACTTGACGTGACGCTCATCTGTGACAACATGGCGGGAATGGTCATGAGCCAAGGAAAAATACAGAAGGTGATAACGGGCGCCGACCGCATCGCGGCGAACGGCGACACGGCAAATAAAATAGGCACGTATTCCGTGGCTGTGCTTGCACGGTATCACGGCATACCGTTTTATATAGCCGCGCCGTCCTCTACGATAGACCTAAACACGCGCACGGGGGCGGACATAAAGATAGAACAGCGAGCGCCCGAGGAGATAACGTGCGGATTCGGACGGCGTACCGCGCCGGAGGGAGTAAAAACGTACAATCCCGCGTTCGACGTGACGCCTCATTCGCTGATATCGGGGATAATAACGGAAAAAGGCGTGATTATGCCCCCGTTCGGCGAAAATCTTCGGAAGATCCTGAAGGGATAA
- a CDS encoding aromatic ring hydroxylase, translating to MLRTKEQYFEKLKGMRKNVYIGGRLLERDDPLLEGGENVIGMTFDTALDPETEDLVTATSHLNGEKISRFLHIYQNKEDLYKKQQMLRQLCHIVGGCAQRCMGTDGSNALYVTTKEIDDKMGTQYHERFKKWLDYAQKNDLVVNCAQTDVKGDRSKRPSEQVDPDLYVRVVERREDGVVVCGCKAHNTIAPYADELLVIPTRMMKEDDKDWAIAFAIPADAEGVSLVCRSTSARPRKHIDAPYNHYGMCDSMTVLDHVFVPNERIFMNGEFKFAGRLALSFANNHRFSYCGCKPAVTDVLMGATALVADYNGIAKAGHVKDELTEMAIVAELVYGAGIASATTANITSSGAYEPNFLYTNCGRYHAGMNIYHEYDVLASIAGGFPATMPPEDDYFNPATKEYMDKYIMRNPEFTAEQTHRLFRFIADYSVSAACGVHQYAGVHGGGSPVMERIGIRGFYDFESKKQIIRDLAGITENCKFHKAVMKK from the coding sequence ATGCTTCGTACAAAAGAACAGTATTTTGAGAAACTCAAGGGAATGAGAAAGAATGTTTACATCGGCGGCAGACTCTTGGAAAGAGACGACCCGCTTTTGGAGGGCGGCGAGAATGTTATAGGTATGACCTTTGACACTGCTCTCGATCCCGAGACCGAAGACCTGGTAACCGCAACTTCGCATTTGAACGGTGAAAAAATCTCCCGCTTCCTTCACATTTATCAGAATAAGGAAGACCTTTACAAGAAGCAGCAGATGCTTCGCCAGCTCTGCCACATCGTTGGCGGCTGTGCACAGCGCTGCATGGGTACCGACGGTTCGAATGCGCTCTACGTTACCACGAAGGAAATCGACGATAAGATGGGTACCCAGTATCATGAGAGATTCAAGAAGTGGCTTGACTACGCTCAGAAGAACGACCTCGTTGTAAACTGCGCGCAGACCGACGTTAAGGGCGACCGCTCCAAGAGGCCTTCCGAGCAGGTCGACCCGGATCTCTATGTAAGAGTTGTTGAGAGAAGGGAAGACGGCGTTGTGGTATGCGGCTGTAAGGCACACAACACCATCGCTCCCTATGCAGATGAGCTTCTTGTAATACCGACCCGTATGATGAAGGAAGACGATAAGGACTGGGCTATCGCATTCGCGATCCCCGCTGACGCCGAGGGCGTATCGCTCGTTTGCCGCTCGACCTCCGCCCGTCCGAGAAAGCACATCGACGCTCCGTACAACCACTACGGTATGTGCGACTCCATGACCGTTCTCGATCATGTATTCGTACCGAACGAGAGAATATTCATGAACGGCGAGTTTAAGTTCGCAGGCCGTCTGGCACTCTCCTTCGCAAACAACCACAGATTCAGCTACTGCGGCTGCAAGCCGGCTGTTACCGACGTTCTTATGGGCGCTACCGCACTCGTTGCAGATTACAACGGTATAGCTAAGGCGGGCCACGTTAAGGACGAACTCACTGAGATGGCTATCGTGGCGGAGCTCGTATACGGCGCGGGCATTGCGTCGGCTACGACCGCGAATATAACATCGTCCGGCGCTTACGAGCCGAACTTCCTCTACACCAACTGCGGAAGATACCATGCGGGCATGAACATCTACCACGAGTATGACGTTCTTGCTTCCATCGCAGGCGGATTCCCGGCAACCATGCCGCCCGAGGACGACTACTTCAACCCGGCAACGAAGGAATACATGGACAAGTACATCATGAGAAATCCCGAGTTCACCGCAGAGCAGACTCACAGACTGTTCAGATTCATCGCTGACTACTCCGTATCGGCAGCATGCGGCGTTCACCAGTATGCAGGCGTACACGGCGGCGGTTCGCCCGTTATGGAGAGAATCGGTATCCGCGGCTTCTACGATTTCGAGTCCAAGAAGCAGATCATAAGAGACCTCGCAGGTATCACCGAGAACTGCAAGTTCCACAAGGCAGTAATGAAGAAGTAA
- a CDS encoding DUF3810 domain-containing protein, producing the protein MKERFFKRPRFIVFIFSMVLCTVIDAGRHYTRFTETIFPLERMAELKGRMFSVFSNPKLCFAEMFIIAAAVFAVCAVIYLIVRFIRVRRKGRFFVNYIVFLLALVLVIRLFFLVFCGVDYARTPIKEQMGLDTRPQSAQVLFDTALYIQGELNAAADTVARDQKGAFTPSRSARELTAASQEVFETYADHIYFLHGHYTTPKTVELSELMNYLLISGFYFPYTGEANVNVRDGRLYFPYTACHEKAHQYGVMREDEASFLAFLACMESTDEDFRYSALVKAYQVLSNRLYYTNLNKYYELSKTLDKRVAFDIQLYREHTIKYVGKASDFSESVNDTYLKSQGQENGTASYGELADLLIAWYLKTQVVMAS; encoded by the coding sequence ATGAAAGAGCGATTTTTCAAAAGACCGCGCTTTATCGTATTTATATTTTCAATGGTGCTTTGTACCGTTATCGACGCAGGAAGGCATTATACGCGGTTCACAGAAACTATCTTCCCCTTGGAGAGAATGGCTGAGCTTAAGGGCCGTATGTTTTCCGTCTTTTCAAATCCCAAGCTTTGCTTTGCCGAAATGTTTATAATTGCAGCGGCTGTGTTCGCCGTGTGCGCAGTTATTTATCTTATCGTGCGCTTTATCCGCGTGCGCCGCAAGGGACGCTTTTTTGTTAATTATATCGTCTTTCTTTTGGCGCTCGTGCTTGTTATAAGGCTTTTCTTTCTCGTGTTCTGCGGCGTGGATTATGCGCGCACACCGATAAAGGAGCAAATGGGGCTCGATACCAGGCCGCAAAGCGCGCAGGTCTTATTCGATACGGCACTGTACATACAGGGCGAGCTCAACGCCGCCGCCGACACGGTGGCGCGCGATCAAAAGGGCGCTTTTACGCCCTCGCGCAGCGCGCGTGAGCTTACGGCCGCATCTCAGGAGGTCTTTGAAACTTACGCCGACCATATATATTTCCTTCACGGACATTACACAACGCCTAAAACGGTTGAATTGAGCGAGCTTATGAACTATCTGCTCATATCGGGCTTTTATTTCCCTTATACGGGCGAGGCAAATGTTAACGTTCGGGACGGACGCCTTTACTTCCCGTATACGGCGTGTCACGAGAAGGCACACCAGTACGGCGTCATGCGTGAGGACGAGGCGAGCTTTCTTGCATTTCTCGCATGCATGGAATCTACGGATGAGGATTTCCGATATTCAGCGCTTGTAAAAGCGTATCAGGTGCTCTCGAACCGCCTCTATTATACTAATCTAAATAAGTATTACGAGCTTTCCAAAACGCTCGACAAGCGCGTGGCCTTCGATATACAGCTCTACCGCGAGCATACCATAAAATATGTGGGCAAAGCTTCCGATTTTTCGGAAAGCGTAAACGACACGTATCTCAAATCTCAGGGACAGGAGAACGGCACCGCAAGCTACGGCGAGCTTGCCGATCTGCTTATCGCGTGGTATTTAAAAACGCAGGTAGTTATGGCATCATAA
- a CDS encoding MBL fold metallo-hydrolase, which produces MATMTYFDHASLKLRSDKGTVIYIDPFAPGDYSEPADVILVTHDHFDHNQTSLVTKKAGCRTITFKEAHEGGGYGTFEADGVKIEAVAAYNKNHKKEECVGFIVTLDNVTVYHAGDTSKIPEMAALAARKLDYALLPMDGYYNMGAPEASECAAMIKAKHTVPIHVVPRGPDSKGVTFSREAADRLSCEGKLIVEAGETITL; this is translated from the coding sequence ATGGCTACGATGACTTACTTCGACCACGCGTCGCTGAAGCTTAGATCCGATAAGGGAACGGTGATCTATATAGATCCGTTCGCTCCCGGCGATTATTCGGAGCCGGCCGACGTAATTTTAGTCACGCACGACCACTTCGACCACAACCAGACCTCGCTCGTCACGAAAAAGGCGGGCTGCAGAACGATAACCTTCAAAGAGGCGCATGAGGGAGGCGGCTACGGCACGTTCGAAGCGGACGGCGTAAAGATCGAGGCCGTTGCCGCATACAACAAAAATCACAAAAAAGAGGAATGCGTCGGCTTTATCGTAACGCTTGACAATGTGACCGTTTATCACGCGGGCGACACGTCGAAGATCCCCGAGATGGCGGCTCTGGCTGCGCGCAAACTTGACTACGCGCTTCTCCCGATGGACGGATACTACAATATGGGCGCGCCCGAGGCGTCGGAATGCGCCGCGATGATCAAGGCGAAGCATACCGTGCCGATACACGTAGTGCCGCGCGGTCCCGACTCGAAGGGCGTGACCTTCTCGCGAGAAGCCGCCGACAGGCTTTCGTGCGAGGGCAAGCTGATAGTTGAGGCGGGCGAGACGATCACTTTATAA
- the dut gene encoding dUTP diphosphatase, protein MKELEVKFVKLSKRACVPKYATEGAAGADLFACLDAPMTLSPRERALVPTGLKVGLPENTAGFVFARSGLAHRKGLSLSNGVGVIDCDYTGELKVAVVNLSDTAVTVEDGERIAQLVVAPVYRVEFKETDTLEKTKRGSGGFGSTGTK, encoded by the coding sequence ATGAAAGAACTTGAAGTAAAATTCGTAAAGCTGAGCAAACGCGCGTGCGTTCCGAAGTACGCGACAGAGGGCGCGGCGGGCGCGGACCTCTTCGCCTGCCTGGATGCGCCTATGACTCTTTCACCGCGTGAGCGCGCGCTCGTACCGACGGGGCTGAAAGTAGGGCTGCCGGAAAATACGGCTGGCTTTGTGTTCGCGCGCAGCGGCCTTGCGCACAGAAAGGGCCTTTCGCTTTCAAACGGAGTGGGCGTTATAGACTGCGACTATACGGGCGAGCTTAAGGTCGCCGTGGTCAATTTGTCCGACACGGCCGTGACCGTGGAGGACGGCGAGCGTATCGCTCAGCTTGTCGTAGCGCCCGTATACCGCGTGGAGTTTAAAGAGACCGACACGCTTGAAAAGACAAAGCGCGGCAGCGGAGGATTTGGCTCAACGGGGACGAAATAA
- a CDS encoding RluA family pseudouridine synthase — MERTVSLVIDDSLSGHEIKYILKTKLFMSARLISKLKNREDGILLNGEKAYVVKKVEAGDVLTLKISDQSERSQNIVPVKGSIDIVYEDDDILLVNKSAGVPTHPSQDHFYDTLANHTAYYYMTKGLSFTFRPINRLDKNTSGLMLVAKNSYAHDMAARLHKEGAIIRKYLAIADGMIAEDSGSVEAPIARAGESVIKREVNICGQYARTDFRVLERFSGATLLEVTPKTGRTHQIRVHMAHIGHPLTGDFLYGKDCGIIARHALHSYKIEFTHPVSGRQLKFECDMPDDMKRAIKYFDR; from the coding sequence ATGGAACGGACCGTCTCGCTGGTCATAGACGACAGCCTCTCGGGGCACGAGATAAAGTATATATTAAAAACGAAGCTTTTTATGTCCGCCAGGCTCATCTCCAAGCTAAAGAACCGCGAGGACGGCATACTTTTAAACGGAGAAAAAGCGTATGTGGTCAAAAAAGTCGAAGCGGGCGACGTGCTCACACTTAAAATATCCGACCAAAGCGAGCGTTCGCAAAATATCGTGCCCGTAAAAGGCAGTATAGATATTGTTTACGAGGACGACGATATACTTCTTGTAAACAAATCGGCCGGCGTTCCTACGCATCCCAGCCAAGACCATTTTTACGATACGCTTGCAAATCACACGGCGTATTATTACATGACAAAGGGGCTTTCGTTCACTTTTCGCCCGATAAACAGGCTTGACAAAAACACATCGGGGCTTATGCTTGTTGCAAAAAACAGCTACGCGCATGATATGGCGGCGCGCCTGCACAAAGAGGGCGCTATAATAAGGAAGTATCTTGCAATAGCCGACGGCATGATCGCCGAAGACTCAGGCTCTGTGGAAGCGCCTATCGCGCGGGCTGGAGAGTCGGTAATAAAGCGCGAGGTCAACATTTGCGGACAGTATGCGCGCACGGACTTTCGGGTGCTTGAAAGGTTTTCGGGGGCCACACTTTTGGAGGTGACGCCCAAAACAGGGCGCACACATCAGATCCGCGTTCATATGGCGCACATAGGCCACCCGCTTACAGGCGATTTCCTCTACGGTAAAGACTGCGGGATAATCGCGCGCCATGCGCTTCATTCTTATAAGATAGAATTCACGCATCCTGTTTCGGGCCGACAGCTCAAATTTGAATGCGATATGCCCGACGATATGAAGCGGGCTATAAAATATTTTGACAGGTGA
- a CDS encoding SDR family oxidoreductase, translating to MNIPKFDLTGKVAIVTGGGRGIGLAIAQTFAAYGAKVVIAEILEDICDKAAADIAKEFGVETLAIHTDVRKIADLDNMVAKTMEKFGRIDILVNNAGVGVTKKIVKAKPDGDKYAVKDMLSEEEWHYVVDTDLKAVMFAAQRVVKAMIENGIQGNIINIASVGGIVASSAINPYLAAKAGVIHMTKGMVLEWARYGIRINAIAPGYVRTPMTEGTLQNERAYTSITSHVPSLKKIGEPMDIAAAALYLASDAAEWTNGITIPVDGGRVVW from the coding sequence ATGAACATTCCTAAGTTTGACCTTACGGGCAAGGTTGCAATAGTTACCGGCGGCGGCCGCGGTATCGGTCTTGCAATAGCTCAGACGTTTGCGGCATACGGCGCAAAGGTAGTTATAGCCGAGATCTTAGAGGACATCTGCGACAAGGCTGCAGCGGACATCGCAAAGGAATTCGGCGTTGAGACGCTGGCAATTCACACCGACGTAAGAAAGATAGCAGACCTTGACAACATGGTAGCAAAGACCATGGAGAAGTTCGGCAGGATAGATATTCTCGTAAACAACGCAGGCGTAGGCGTAACGAAGAAGATCGTAAAGGCAAAGCCGGACGGCGACAAGTATGCCGTAAAGGATATGCTGAGCGAAGAAGAGTGGCATTACGTAGTTGACACCGACTTAAAGGCCGTAATGTTTGCGGCACAGAGAGTCGTTAAGGCTATGATAGAGAACGGCATCCAGGGCAACATCATCAACATCGCCTCCGTAGGCGGCATCGTTGCATCTTCGGCGATAAACCCGTACCTTGCGGCTAAGGCAGGCGTTATCCACATGACGAAGGGCATGGTTCTTGAGTGGGCAAGATACGGCATCCGCATCAATGCGATTGCACCCGGCTACGTAAGAACTCCTATGACCGAGGGCACGCTCCAGAACGAGAGAGCATACACCTCCATCACTTCTCACGTACCGAGCTTAAAGAAGATAGGCGAGCCCATGGACATCGCTGCGGCAGCGCTTTATCTTGCATCCGACGCAGCAGAGTGGACGAACGGCATCACGATACCGGTAGACGGCGGCCGCGTAGTTTGGTAA
- a CDS encoding carbonic anhydrase: MVREMLEYNKNFVANKMYEPYVTSKYPDKKVAILSCMDTRLTKLLPAALGIKNGDVKIIKNAGGVVTHPFGSAVRSLLIAIFELGVEEVMVIGHTDCGVSGVNAEMMIEHMKARGVDHEHIELMRYCGVDFEKWLSGFENVETSVRQSLDILKNHPLIPKDVKFYGFVMDSVTGALAAVE; the protein is encoded by the coding sequence ATGGTACGTGAAATGCTTGAATATAACAAAAACTTTGTCGCAAACAAGATGTACGAGCCGTATGTTACGAGCAAGTATCCCGACAAAAAGGTTGCCATACTCTCCTGCATGGACACGAGGCTTACAAAGCTTCTGCCGGCGGCGCTGGGCATAAAGAACGGCGACGTAAAAATAATAAAAAACGCCGGCGGCGTTGTTACACATCCCTTCGGAAGCGCCGTAAGAAGTCTGCTCATTGCCATATTTGAGCTGGGCGTCGAAGAGGTCATGGTGATCGGCCATACCGACTGCGGCGTTTCGGGAGTAAATGCCGAAATGATGATAGAGCACATGAAGGCGCGCGGTGTTGACCACGAGCATATAGAGCTTATGCGCTACTGCGGCGTTGACTTTGAAAAGTGGCTCTCCGGCTTTGAAAACGTGGAAACCTCGGTCCGGCAGTCTTTGGATATTTTAAAGAATCATCCGCTTATCCCGAAGGACGTTAAATTTTACGGCTTTGTGATGGATTCCGTCACAGGCGCGCTTGCGGCGGTGGAATAA
- a CDS encoding aromatic ring hydroxylase: protein MLRTRQQYYEKLKGMRDNVYIGGKLLNRADPLVRGGVNVIGVTFDAAFDPETKDLVTTTSHLNGEPISRFLHVYQTQDDLYKKQQMLRKLCHVVGGCIQRCMGTDGSNALYVTTKECDDKYGTQYHERFKKWLDFAQRNDLVVNCAQTDVKGDRSKRPFEQVDPDLYVRIVERREDGIVVCGCKAHNTIAPYADEILVIPTRLMSENDKDWAVAFAIPADAEGVSLVCRSTSSRPRKHIKAPYNYYGMCDSMTVFDHVFIPNERVFMNGEYKFAGRLALSFANNHRFSYCGCKPAVTDVIMGATALVADCNGIAKAGHVKDELTEMAIIAELVYGAGIASAATSNVTSSGAYEPNFLYTNCGRYHAGMNIYHEYDVLASIAGGFPATMPPEDDYFNPATKEYMDKYIMRNPEFTAEDTHRLFRFISDLSVSAHCGVSQYAGVHGGGSPVMERIGIRGFYDFESKKQIIRDLAGITNKNSLHKGVMEDNK from the coding sequence ATGCTTCGTACAAGACAACAGTACTATGAGAAACTTAAGGGAATGAGAGACAACGTTTACATCGGCGGCAAGCTTTTAAACAGAGCCGATCCGCTCGTAAGAGGCGGCGTTAACGTTATCGGCGTTACTTTCGACGCAGCTTTCGATCCCGAGACGAAGGACCTCGTAACCACCACCTCGCACTTAAACGGCGAGCCGATCTCGAGATTCCTTCACGTTTACCAGACTCAGGACGACCTTTACAAGAAGCAGCAGATGCTCCGTAAGCTCTGCCACGTTGTAGGCGGCTGCATCCAGCGCTGCATGGGTACCGACGGTTCGAACGCACTTTATGTTACCACGAAGGAATGCGACGACAAGTACGGCACTCAGTATCATGAGAGATTCAAGAAGTGGCTCGACTTCGCACAGAGAAACGACCTCGTTGTAAACTGCGCGCAGACCGACGTTAAGGGTGACCGTTCCAAGAGACCGTTCGAGCAGGTCGACCCGGACCTCTATGTAAGAATAGTTGAGAGAAGAGAAGACGGTATCGTTGTATGCGGCTGTAAGGCACACAACACCATCGCTCCGTACGCTGACGAGATCCTCGTTATCCCGACCCGTCTCATGAGCGAGAACGATAAGGACTGGGCAGTTGCATTCGCGATCCCCGCTGACGCCGAGGGTGTATCGCTCGTTTGCCGCTCGACCTCGAGCCGTCCGAGAAAGCACATCAAGGCTCCTTACAACTACTATGGCATGTGCGACTCCATGACCGTATTCGATCATGTATTCATCCCGAACGAGAGAGTATTCATGAACGGCGAGTACAAGTTCGCAGGCCGTCTGGCACTCTCCTTCGCAAACAACCACAGATTCAGCTACTGCGGCTGCAAGCCGGCTGTTACCGACGTTATCATGGGCGCTACCGCACTCGTTGCTGACTGCAACGGTATAGCTAAGGCGGGCCACGTTAAGGATGAGCTCACTGAGATGGCTATCATCGCAGAGCTCGTTTACGGCGCAGGTATCGCATCGGCTGCTACCTCGAACGTAACCTCGTCCGGCGCTTACGAGCCGAACTTCCTCTACACCAACTGCGGCAGATACCATGCAGGCATGAACATCTACCATGAGTATGACGTTCTTGCTTCCATCGCAGGCGGATTCCCGGCAACCATGCCGCCCGAGGACGACTACTTCAACCCGGCAACGAAGGAATACATGGACAAGTACATCATGAGAAATCCCGAGTTCACCGCAGAGGATACTCACAGACTGTTCAGATTTATCTCCGACCTGTCCGTATCGGCACACTGCGGCGTATCCCAGTATGCGGGCGTACACGGCGGCGGCTCACCTGTTATGGAGAGAATCGGTATCCGCGGCTTCTATGATTTCGAGTCCAAGAAGCAGATCATAAGAGACCTCGCAGGTATCACCAACAAGAACAGCCTCCACAAGGGCGTAATGGAAGACAATAAATAA
- the rnhA gene encoding ribonuclease HI gives MKKVTIYTDGSSLGNPGPGGYGAILFYKEHKKEISGGEAHTTNNRMEMRAVIEALSLLKESCSVELYSDSKYVIDSVTRGWVYSWQNNGWKKADKSPALNTDLWEQMLPLLEKHNVNFKWVKGHSDNEYNERCDALAVAFAKSLKKAEGEK, from the coding sequence ATGAAAAAAGTCACAATATATACCGATGGGTCGAGCCTCGGTAATCCCGGTCCCGGCGGATACGGCGCGATACTGTTCTATAAAGAGCACAAAAAAGAGATATCGGGCGGCGAGGCGCATACTACGAATAACCGTATGGAGATGCGCGCCGTTATAGAGGCGCTTTCTCTTTTAAAGGAGTCGTGCAGCGTGGAGCTGTATTCCGATTCAAAATACGTTATTGACAGCGTAACTCGCGGCTGGGTATATTCATGGCAGAATAACGGCTGGAAAAAGGCCGATAAATCTCCCGCGCTCAATACGGACCTGTGGGAGCAGATGCTTCCCCTTTTGGAAAAACACAATGTGAACTTTAAATGGGTAAAGGGTCACTCCGACAACGAATATAACGAACGCTGCGACGCTTTGGCCGTCGCTTTTGCCAAATCTCTGAAAAAAGCGGAGGGAGAAAAATAA
- a CDS encoding SDR family oxidoreductase, producing the protein MYIPKFDLTGKVAIVTGGGRGIGLAIAQTFAAYGAKVVIAEILEDICDKAAADIAKEFGVETLAIHTDVRKIADLDNMVAKTMEKFGRIDILVNNAGVGITKKIVKAKPDGDKYAVKDMLNEEEWHYVVDTDLKAVMFAAQRVVKAMIENGIQGNIINIASVGGIVASSAINPYLAAKAGVIHMTKGMVLEWARYGIRINAIAPGYVRTPMTEGTLQNERAYNSITSHVPSVKKIGEPMDIAAAALYLASDAAEWTNGITIPVDGGRVVW; encoded by the coding sequence ATGTACATTCCCAAGTTTGATCTTACCGGCAAAGTTGCCATAGTTACCGGCGGCGGCCGCGGTATCGGCCTCGCAATAGCTCAGACCTTCGCGGCATACGGCGCAAAGGTAGTTATCGCCGAGATCCTCGAAGATATCTGCGACAAGGCCGCTGCAGACATCGCCAAGGAATTCGGCGTTGAGACGCTGGCAATTCACACCGACGTAAGAAAGATAGCAGACCTTGACAACATGGTAGCAAAGACCATGGAGAAGTTCGGCAGAATAGACATTCTCGTAAACAATGCAGGCGTAGGCATCACGAAGAAGATCGTAAAGGCTAAGCCGGACGGCGACAAGTACGCTGTAAAGGATATGCTCAACGAGGAAGAGTGGCATTATGTTGTTGACACCGACTTAAAAGCTGTTATGTTTGCAGCTCAGAGAGTCGTTAAGGCCATGATAGAGAACGGCATCCAGGGCAACATCATAAATATCGCATCCGTTGGCGGTATCGTTGCATCCTCCGCTATCAACCCGTACCTCGCGGCTAAGGCAGGCGTTATCCACATGACGAAGGGTATGGTTCTTGAGTGGGCAAGATACGGCATTCGCATCAATGCGATCGCACCCGGCTACGTAAGAACTCCCATGACCGAGGGCACCCTCCAGAACGAGAGAGCTTACAACTCGATCACCTCGCACGTTCCGAGCGTTAAGAAGATCGGCGAGCCTATGGATATTGCTGCAGCCGCACTTTATCTCGCATCCGACGCTGCAGAGTGGACTAACGGTATCACCATCCCCGTTGACGGCGGCCGCGTAGTTTGGTAA
- a CDS encoding epoxyqueuosine reductase: MTALRDEITALCRSLGACDVGFFDTSLELGHGITVAVRLSDAIIDEIDGAPTLTYFNHYRSVNALIDHILLRAGLLLSENGYRYITVAASQSMPNLGKYRGRFSHKTGAVLSGMGHVGRNCLFIHEKYGPRVRLGTVLTDFDAGVKRESTDAAYICTSCNKCVSACPAQALYGIDFDPEDPDTPLMDYRACSEHMKKAYQHIGRGAVCGICMRVCPKGEKSRAKKNDNKR; the protein is encoded by the coding sequence ATGACAGCGCTTCGTGACGAGATAACCGCCCTTTGCCGCTCCCTCGGCGCGTGCGATGTGGGCTTTTTCGATACGTCGCTCGAGCTCGGCCACGGCATAACGGTGGCCGTAAGGCTTTCCGATGCGATAATCGACGAGATAGACGGCGCGCCCACGCTTACGTACTTCAATCATTACAGGAGCGTAAACGCGCTCATAGACCACATACTTCTGCGTGCGGGGCTTCTGCTTTCGGAAAACGGATACCGTTATATAACGGTCGCGGCCTCGCAGAGTATGCCGAACTTAGGCAAATACCGGGGCAGGTTTTCTCATAAGACGGGCGCTGTGCTCTCTGGCATGGGACACGTGGGGCGAAACTGCCTTTTCATACATGAAAAATACGGTCCGCGCGTGAGGCTTGGTACGGTGCTCACCGATTTTGACGCGGGCGTAAAACGCGAAAGCACAGACGCGGCGTATATCTGTACATCGTGCAATAAATGCGTAAGCGCCTGTCCGGCGCAGGCGCTCTACGGTATAGACTTCGACCCCGAAGACCCGGACACGCCGCTCATGGACTACCGCGCCTGCAGCGAGCATATGAAAAAGGCATATCAGCATATAGGACGCGGCGCGGTTTGCGGGATCTGTATGCGCGTATGCCCGAAGGGCGAAAAGAGCCGCGCGAAAAAGAACGATAATAAACGATAA